A stretch of Lathyrus oleraceus cultivar Zhongwan6 chromosome 6, CAAS_Psat_ZW6_1.0, whole genome shotgun sequence DNA encodes these proteins:
- the LOC127098684 gene encoding uncharacterized protein LOC127098684, with amino-acid sequence MDLSRLIVYYLDSLSGDWSKYPNMKKTVDAAIIKFRTKKNYRNRKDITWIRVQCPQQNNSVDCGFFVLRFMRDIIALNRIDIPKMYFEEYKSYSRANLDEMKDELCQFIVDQRII; translated from the exons atggatctttcgagactaatagtgtattatctcgattctttatcgggtgattggagtaaatatccgaatatgaagaagacggttgacgc ggcaataataaaatttagaacgaaaaagaattaccgcaataggaaggacattacctggatcagagttcag tgtcctcagcaaaataattcggtcgattgcggattttttgtattgagatttatgagagacatcattgcgttgaatcgtatagacatcccaaaaatg tactttgaggaatacaaatcttactcaagagcaaatttggatgaaatgaaggatgaattgtgtcaattcattgttgatcaaagaatcatatag